A window of the Xenopus laevis strain J_2021 chromosome 9_10L, Xenopus_laevis_v10.1, whole genome shotgun sequence genome harbors these coding sequences:
- the ghrhr gene encoding growth hormone-releasing hormone receptor precursor, which yields MMTATFLHAGAWVHILLILMGFPRNVSCTHPECALVLQVLEQEAQCYEKIKLENTSSRNSTHGDCNMEWDGVNCWSAASIGQTVTVSCPESLQMFLNSKVVISRNCTEDGWTPHSPPYYKACVFSGTNETEEKRDYFHTVKILYTCGYAASLTALVTAISIFSLFRKLHCPRNFIHVNLFVSFILRGIAVFIKDAVLFADEDVDHCTMSTVGCKAAVVFFQYSVLANFSWLLVEGMYLHTLLTLTFTYQRKYFWWYIVIGWGAPALTVSVWIKTRIQFDNTGCWDDYESIYWWIIKTPILLAIFINFIIFLNVIRILIQKIRCPDISKNYKQQYMRLAKSTLLLIPLFGVHYVIFALFPEHIGIWARMYFELVLGSNQGFIVALLYCFLNGEVQAEIQRHWGKWQSSLESNVFNLVTQDFTA from the exons ATGATGACTGCGACCTTCCTACATGCTGGAGCGTGGGTGCACATATTACTGATTCTGATGGGTTTTCCCAGGAAC GTGAGCTGCACACACCCAGAATGTGCCCTTGTACTTCAGGTTTTGGAACAAGAGGCCCAGTGTTATGAGAAGATAAAATTGGAGAATACAAGTTCACGCAACTCCACCCATGGCG ACTGCAACATGGAGTGGGATGGAGTCAACTGCTGGAGTGCTGCTTCAATAGGACAAACTGTGACAGTCTCTTGCCCGGAGAGCCTGCAGATGTTTCTAAACTCAAAAG TTGTGATCAGCAGAAACTGCACAGAGGACGGATGGACCCCTCATTCCCCTCCATATTATAAAGCTTGTGTATTCAGTGGAACCAATGAGACAGAAGAAAAG AGAGATTATTTCCATACAGTGAAAATCCTGTACACGTGTGGCTATGCAGCGTCCCTTACCGCTCTTGTGACTGCCATCAGCATCTTCTCCCTGTTCAG GAAACTGCACTGCCCCAGGAACTTCATCCATGTCAACCTCTTTGTGTCATTCATCCTCCGTGGAATCGCTGTGTTTATTAAAGATGCTGTTCTCTTTGCCGATGAGGATGTAGACCACTGTACAATGTCAACG gtgGGCTGTAAGGCAGCTGTAGTGTTTTTCCAATACTCTGTCCTTGCAAACTTTTCTTGGCTGCTTGTGGAAGGCATGTATCTACACACTTTGCTTACCCTCACTTTTACTTACCAGAGAAAATACTTTTGGTGGTATATAGTCATCGGATGGG GTGCCCCGGCCCTCACCGTTTCAGTATGGATCAAAACAAGAATTCAGTTTGACAATACAGG GTGCTGGGATGATTATGAGAGCATTTACTGGTGGATAATCAAGACCCCAATACTGCTTGCAATATTT ATCAACTTCATCATATTTCTCAATGTGATCAGAATTCTTATCCAGAAGATACGATGCCCAGATATCAGCAAAAATTATAAACAGCAGTACAT GAGACTCGCAAAGTCTACTCTTCTCCTCATCCCTCTGTTTGGGGTTCATTATGTTATCTTCGCACTGTTTCCGGAGCACATCGGTATTTGGGCACGAATGTACTTTGAACTTGTTCTTGGATCCAATCAG GGATTCATAGTGGCTTTGCTCTACTGCTTCCTCAATGGAGAG GTCCAGGCGGAGATCCAGAGGCACTGGGGCAAGTGGCAGAGCTCATTAGAGAGCAACGTATTTAACCTGGTGACACAAGACTTCACAGCATAA